Part of the uncultured Anaeromusa sp. genome is shown below.
GCCGTCCAACACGGCGAGGCAGGCGGCCATGCTGCCGATTGTCGAAGGTATTGCCGAGGCGTACCAGATTGAACGGGGCAAAAGTAATTTTGGCAAGGCATTGGCGTTGGTAGCGACCTTCGCCAACAATATTACCGGGTCCGCTTTTTTGACGGCGACCATTCCCAATCCTGTGGCGGTGGGCATGATCGTCGCCGCCGCCGGCGCGTCGGTGTACGGCACCTGGAGCCAGTGGGCGGTGTTGGCGCTGCCAGTCAATGTTCTGGTGCTGCTCCTGTGCGGTATTTTGGTGCTGCGCATGTTCCCGTCGGAGGTCAAATCGCTGCCTGGGGGCATTGACTACATCCGCCAGGAATTAACCAAAATGGGGCCGATGACCGGGAGCGAAAAGAAAGCCATCATCTATTTCCTGTTTGCCCTGTTATTGTGGTCCACAGACAGCATTCACGGTTTCAATTCGACCATGGTGGCCTTCTTGGTTTCGGTGCTGATTTTCCTGCCCAAGATCGGGGTGCTGGAGTGGAAGGAGACGGAGAAAGCCATTCCCTGGGAACTATTCGTCTACTTTGGCGGCGTTATTACCTTGAGTGATGCCCTGATGAAGACCAAGGCTTTTGAGTGGGTCATTAAAGAAGCTATTGTGTTTATGGGACTGGAAGGCATGAGCTTACTGACTCTGTTGTGCATTCTTATGGGTTTCACCATCTTTATCCACGTGATATGGTCGACGACGACCGCCATGATGGGGGTTATGGTTCCTATTTACATCGGCATGGCGCAGGCTATGGGCTTTGATATCGTACAATTTGTGCTGCCCTTGGCCATGCTCTTGTCCTATGCGTTTTTCCTACCTTTTAATACGATGGGTAATATAATTATGTTTGGCGCCGGTTACT
Proteins encoded:
- a CDS encoding DASS family sodium-coupled anion symporter — protein: MSFDAFGKKYGLILAILVGALIWMMPTPDGMNLTQHKLLTTFGALVVLWITIGVNFAVSTFIGVVALYFWVGNPTGAVKNGALVHNATFAVSGFSSPALWLLITGFVISIAMTRTGVAKRLALHMMRLLGQTPAGAIFALMFANLAISPFTPSNTARQAAMLPIVEGIAEAYQIERGKSNFGKALALVATFANNITGSAFLTATIPNPVAVGMIVAAAGASVYGTWSQWAVLALPVNVLVLLLCGILVLRMFPSEVKSLPGGIDYIRQELTKMGPMTGSEKKAIIYFLFALLLWSTDSIHGFNSTMVAFLVSVLIFLPKIGVLEWKETEKAIPWELFVYFGGVITLSDALMKTKAFEWVIKEAIVFMGLEGMSLLTLLCILMGFTIFIHVIWSTTTAMMGVMVPIYIGMAQAMGFDIVQFVLPLAMLLSYAFFLPFNTMGNIIMFGAGYYTVAEQVKASVVLGLLSWGCWMLTAFTWWKIVGFL